In Cyclopterus lumpus isolate fCycLum1 chromosome 17, fCycLum1.pri, whole genome shotgun sequence, a genomic segment contains:
- the crsp7 gene encoding mediator of RNA polymerase II transcription subunit 26, with the protein MTTGSATPQQMRDRLLRAVDIHSNICNMVAVMEVISGLEKYPITKEALEETRLGKLINDVRKKTKNEDLAKRAKKLLRTWQKLIEPGPAVAASAPGSTNGSSHPCRTDASPPDISVSGKGVPEVKIRNDVHNTYSPKAEKSSSRKRRAEHRDSGVHLPEKISKMSSFDVSVSPPPTNGIAGSPDAPPDQQVVLSPDRSRIEHLDNDKINRIPVNAVKPRPSSPGVAKLPSTSSMIKVAVMQQQTRLDEGSGGGYYQAKSPRGLTSSPRNMKQETVNKRSSAYAPKGTPIPSPSSMDSPLSLSQPVSSPAQASSADKLPNSSHRSSMHWTSSSEVPSHCPLQDISSTLESPSVSLSPSYPQHNSELHRPTPEVTMPVSDDTEATTVPNLEHKRRKYRSRDYSVNLDGQKIEDTTKPVRLKERRLTFDPVTGQIKPLVREPSQTEEVSTPDLAESRQRTESTVQQPAAPTPALAPAPVPAPAPTPGPGPGPSHNPFHQTNWKELSRNEIIQSYLNLQSNVLTSSGVRAPSAHTFMSEYLKREEQEIKDSRKIHVLQTDNSVGELPALSQEVTDGDLDRVHTQHWPGVNGCLDTEGTWFDWTECISLDPHGDESKLNILPYVCLD; encoded by the exons ATGACAACGGGCTCGGCTACCCCGCAGCAGATGAGGGACCGGCTGCTGCGGGCCGTCGACATCCACAGCAAT ATATGCAATATGGTGGCTGTAATGGAGGTAATTTCCGGTCTTGAAAAGTATCCTATCACCAAAGAAGCACTTGAG GAAACTCGACTCGGAAAATTGATCAATGATGTAAGGAAGAAGACCAAGAATGAAGATCTTGCGAAGCGTGCAAAGAAACTCTTAAGGACATGGCAAAAGCTGATTGAACCTGGACCAGCTGTGGCTGCCAGTGCTCCTGGCTCTACCAATGGCAGTTCTCATCCCTGCAGAACAGATGCGTCGCCTCCTGACATTTCTGTGTCTGGGAAGGGTGTCCCTGAAGTCAAAATCAGAAACGATGTTCACAACACATACTCGCCAAAAGCTGAGAAATCAAGCAGCCGCAAACGACGAGCAGAGCACAGGGACAGCGGAGTGCACTTACCAGAAAAAATATCCAAGATGTCTTCGTTTGATGTCTCAGTTTCCCCGCCACCCACTAATGGGATTGCAGGCAGTCCTGATGCCCCGCCTGACCAGCAAGTTGTCTTGTCTCCTGACAGATCTCGGATAGAGCACCTTGATAATGATAAAATCAACAGAATTCCGGTTAATGCTGTCAAGCCTCGTCCTAGCTCGCCTGGAGTGGCCAAACTACCTAGCACTTCCTCTATGATTAAAGTTGCTGTGATGCAGCAACAGACCAGATTGGATGAAGGAAGTGGAGGCGGGTATTATCAAGCCAAAAGTCCTCGTGGCCTCACTTCCAGTCCAAGGAACATGAAGCAAGAAACGGTGAACAAGCGCTCTTCAGCATATGCACCAAAAGGAACACCTATCCCAAGCCCTTCTTCTATGGACTCTCCCTTGTCTTTGTCCCAGCCTGTATCTTCCCCAGCCCAAGCGTCATCTGCTGACAAATTGCCAAACTCTTCTCATAGGTCTTCAATGCACTGGACCAGTTCGTCAGAAGTCCCCTCACATTGTCCATTGCAAGACATATCTTCAACACTGGAATCCCCATCAGTTTCCCTTTCACCCTCTTATCCACAACACAATTCAGAACTACACAGACCAACACCTGAGGTGACTATGCCTGTGTCTGATGACACAGAAGCGACAACAGTTCCCAACTTGGAACATAAACGGAGGAAGTACAGGTCAAGAGACTACTCTGTCAACCTAGACGGCCAGAAAATAGAGGACACGACTAAACCTGTACGGTTAAAAGAACGCAGATTAACATTTGATCCTGTCACTGGTCAGATAAAACCTCTGGTACGAGAGCCTTCTCAAACAGAGGAAGTCTCTACTCCTGACCTTGCTGAATCGAGGCAGAGAACTGAAAGCACTGTACAACAGCCCGCTGCTCCGACCCCAGCCCTAGCCCCAGCCCCAGTTCCAGCCCCGGCCCCAAccccaggtccaggtccaggtcccaGCCATAATCCTTTCCATCAAACAAACTGGAAGGAACTGTCCAGAAATGAAATCATCCAGTCTTACTTGAACCTTCAGAGTAATGTGCTCACCTCTTCTGGGGTCCGGGCTCCTAGTGCACACACTTTCATGTCAGAGTATCTGAAAAGGGAAGAACAGGAGATCAAGGACTCACGGAAGATACATGTTCTGCAGACGGACAACTCGGTAGGGGAATTACCAGCTTTGAGTCAGGAGGTGACGGACGGtgacctggacagggttcacacaCAGCACTGGCCAGGGGTGAATGGTTGTCTTGACACCGAGGGCACCTGGTTTGATTGGACAGAGTGCATATCATTGGACCCGCATGGGGATGAAAGCAAATTAAACATCCTGCCATATGTTTGCCTAGACTGA